A window of Micromonas commoda chromosome 13, complete sequence contains these coding sequences:
- a CDS encoding DnaJ family-like protein (ZF_RING domaing containing (A number of eukaryotic and viral proteins contain a conserved cysteine-rich domain of 40 to 60 residues (called C3HC4 zinc-finger or 'RING' finger) [1] that binds two atoms of zinc)): protein MGFPISDVLTDESIVCEFTCKICCNLVEYGHAVHTHCSHVFCESCLADWVARSSDPEVLAEAAMNGEPARGPRCPTCNAGLAGEGKVAPLQTQPLAWRLLGRVQVRCPLHDSTSCGWRGDLSEVSAHLTNSESHLKGQDYAPSNATQNAEALKNQGNAKFQSHAYREAIQLYSKAISAAPGVASYYGNRAAAWLMVGAAEKCAEDCRRSIQLDSGYVKGYVRLAKALVELSDIDGAEESLRNASTRCPGKKEIEEELARVRLLSAHLAEGERALDANEPARALEMYAAAARVTQCTAVTLGAARAEIALGRCDGAMRTTGAVIRAEPGNVRAYAARGHALCLKLDFDQGMKHIREGLRLDPDHAECAGLFRRMKRAGAALDRGRTASGKRDFQAACEAFTDALEAAKAPTHSPFTASVLAQRANARLRLREYDFALADCAAAIASQEDHKPAYFTQATALLHLGKPQEAEESLAVLLKMDPGDETVRRHHEKAAFEVRKSKRPDYYAILGISRVASVPEVKQAYKARCMEWHPDRHANSSDEERATAERNFKLLGEALEIMEDQMKRQLYDEGFDKEAIAERVEAARRAAHRGGYGNGHGCGSGGGCGSGGCH from the coding sequence ATGGGTTTCCCAATCTCTGACGTGCTCACCGACGAGAGCATCGTGTGCGAGTTCACGTGCAAGATATGCTGCAACCTCGTGGAGTACGGCCACGCAGTGCACACGCACTGCTCGCACGTCTTCTGCGAGAGCTGCCTCGCCGATTGGGTCGCGCGGAGCTCCGACCCCGAGGTgctggcggaggctgcgatgaacggcgaacccgcgcgcggaccgcggTGCCCGACGTGCAACGCCgggctcgcgggcgagggcaaGGTGGCGCCGCTGCAGACGCAGCCGCTCGCGTGGAGgctcctcggccgcgtccaGGTGCGGTGTCCGCTGCACGACAGCACGTCGTGCGggtggcgcggcgacctctCCGAGGTTTCCGCGCACCTCACAAACTCCGAGTCGCACCTCAAGGGCCAGGACTACGCCCCGAGCAACGCCACGCAgaacgcggaggcgctcaagaACCAGGGCAACGCCAAGTTCCAGTCCCACGCGTACAGGGAAGCCATCCAGCTCTACTCCAAAgcaatctccgccgcgcccggcgtggCGTCTTACTACGGTAACAGAGCCGCCGCGTGGCTCAtggtgggcgccgccgagaagtGCGCAGAGGACTGCAGGCGATCCATCCAGCTGGACAGCGGATACGTCAAGGGGTACGTCCgcctcgccaaggcgctcgtcgagctctCCGACATCGACGGAGCCGAGGAATCGCTTCGTAACGCGTCCACGCGATGCCCGGGGAAGAAAGAGATCGAAGAAGAACTCGCGAGGGTCAGGCTCCTcagcgcgcacctcgccgagggcgaacgcgcgttggacgcgaacgaacccgcgcgggcgctggagatgtacgcggcggcggcgcgggtcacgCAGTGTACGGCGGTGACGCTGGGAGCCGCTCGAGCCGAGATTGCGCTCGGCCGATGCGACGGGGCGATGcgaacgacgggggcggtgaTCCGAGCTGAACCCGGGAACGTccgcgcgtacgccgcgcgggggcacGCGCTGTGCCTCAAGCTGGACTTTGACCAGGGCATGAAGCACATCCGCGAGGGTTTGCGTCTGGACCCCGATCACGCGGAGTGCGCGGGTTTGTTCCGGAGGATGAAACGAgcgggcgccgcgttggacCGGGGTCGAACCGCGTCTGGTAAGAGGGACTTTCAggcggcgtgcgaggcgTTCACGGACGCCCTGGAGGCTGCGAAAGCGCCGACGCACTCGCcgttcaccgcgagcgtcctcgcgcagcgcgccaACGCCCGACTTCGACTGAGGGAGTACGACTTCGCTTTGGCCGattgcgcggcggcgatcgcgtcgcaggAGGACCACAAGCCCGCGTACTTCACCCAGGCCACCGCGTTGCTGCACCTGGGTAAGCCccaggaggctgaggagtcGTTGGCGGTGCTCCTGAAGATGGACCCCGGGGACGAGACTGTTCGACGGCACCACGAGAAGGCGGCGTTTGAGGTTAGAAAATCCAAGCGACCGGATTACTACGCCATCTTGGGcatctcgcgcgtcgcgtcggtgcccGAGGTTAAGCAGGCGTACAAGGCGCGCTGCATGGAGTGGCACCCGGACAGGCACGCCAACTccagcgacgaggagaggGCGACCGCGGAGCGAAACTTtaagctcctcggcgaggctcTCGAGATCATGGAGGACCAGATGAAGCGGCAGCTCTACGACGAGGGTTTCGATAAGGAAGCCAtcgcggagcgcgtggaggcggcgaggcgcgcggcgcaccggGGAGGATACGGAAACGGGCACGGGtgcggctccggcggcgggtgcggctCCGGCGGATGTCACTGA
- a CDS encoding ankryin repeat domain-containing protein (ankyrin repeat domain containing; expressed), with the protein MTATMTVPPRASGASAVQADEAEPMDVECSVPPRLSEEDYAREIILAAYHRDAARVASVLRLCGPKATAEMSLSRAAAVQLLGEDVYLGSHSWSTQEGFPVMYFAAKWGGAEVTRVLLESGARVAQSTTLGVQPLHMAAQEGQVGVARLLLQHGAPAGATDRAGWSAFHYAANHRWATWVGDVSGQLEVLELLAAAGADVNAGDSEGYTCAHSAAQSGKTEILRLLKRLGASPDAKTARGVMPVHVAAEGGRADAVDELVRWSPGALDAEDFRGHQPIHHAAYHGHVDVVEVLLRHGAEVQPGRRKKRANPEGGAPGDVDHDEGSPSGSNRDKERHGTTPLHLAVRSGSVGVVAALLAGGADPRRRDSHGWTPRGLLQECAARKAPGSPATPVNAMRDDDRAREYAAMDAVLRRAEMGVPLVWSRAAHGFYPREFKRLTRELVLAAGVPMGRADVPTLAADTVIDACVRDAARGVWPEVTERNLWDVVERVRCTAEARWAESCLRGIRAGGGERRARRLSGDVVRYDPRWGVTLGWFGVGGVVSGDGNPNHMAHHHHHHHTGGACSPPGSNALASVGVGGVGGYSLAKDALRLFGGHATLDEEGEEEVESAPPPHLVHLQQQYHQTAFSMAVYHHLQRASAAALAA; encoded by the exons AtgaccgcgacgatgaccgtaccgccgcgggcctccGGCGCCTCTGCCGTTCaagccgacgaggcggaACCCATGGACGTCGAGTGCAGTGTGCCCCCGAGGCTTTCCGAGGAGGACTACGCGCGCGAGATCATCCTGGCGGCGTATCaccgggacgccgcgcgagtcgCGTCCGTTTTGCGCCTGTGCGGGCCCAAGGCGACCGCCGAGATGTCCttgtcgcgcgccgcggcggtgcagctGCTCGGGGAGGACGTCTACCTCGGCAGCCACAGTTGGAGCACCCAGGAGGGGTTCCCGGTGATGTACTTCGCAG CCAagtggggcggcgcggaggtgacgaGGGTGCTGCTCGAATccggagctcgcgtcgcgcagtCCACCACGCTCGGAGTGCAGCCGCTGCACATGGCGGCGCAGGAGGGCCAGGTTGGGGTTGCGCGGCTGCTCCTTCAGCACGGCGCACCCGCCGGGGCGACGGACCGCGCCGGATGGTCCGCGTTTCACTACGCCGCGAACCACCGCTGGGCCACGTgggtcggcgacgtgtcGGGGCAGCTGGAAGTTTTGGagctgctcgccgccgcgggcgcggacgtcaacgCGGGTGACAGCGAGGGGTACACGTGCGCGCACAGCGCGGCGCAGTCGGGCAAGACGGAGATATTGCGTTTACTCAAacggctcggcgcgtcgccggacgccAAGACGGCTCGCGGGGTGATGCCggtgcacgtcgccgcggagggggGCCGAGCGGACGCGGTTGACGAACTCGTGCGATGGTCACCtggcgcgctggacgcggaggacttTCGCGGGCACCAGCCCATCCACCACGCCGCGTACCACGGCCACGTCGACGTGGTGGAGGTGCTCCTGCgacacggcgcggaggtTCAGCCGGGGAGACGGAAGAAGCGCGCCAACCCCGAGGGtggcgcccccggcgacgtcgatcaCGATGAAGGTTCGCCGTCGGGATCAAACCGCGACAAAGAGAGGCACGGCACCACGCCGCTGCACCTCGCCGTGCGCAGCGggtccgtcggcgtcgtcgcggcgttgctcgccggcggcgcggacccgcgcaGGCGCGACTCGCACGGCTGGACCCCGCGAGGGTTGCTGCAGGAGTGCGCCGCTCGCAAGGCTCCGGGGTCCCCCGCCACGCCTGTGAACGcgatgcgcgacgacgacagggCTCGCGAGTACGCCGCCATGGACGCGGTgcttcgacgcgcggagaTGGGCGTGCCCCTCGTGTGGTCCAGGGCGGCGCACGGGTTCTACCCGCGCGAGTTCAAGCGCTTGACGCGCgaactcgtcctcgccgccggggttcccatgggacgcgccgacgtccccacgctcgcggcggataCCGTaatcgacgcgtgcgtcagggacgcggcgcgaggggtgTGGCCGGAGGTGACCGAGCGCAACCTCTGGGACGTCGTGGAGCGCGTGAGgtgcaccgcggaggcgcggtgggcggagTCGTGCCTCCGCGGCatccgcgctggcggcggcgaacgtcgTGCACGCCGCCTTTCGGGCGACGTGGTTCGATACGACCCGAGGTGGGGCGTGACCCTCGGGTggttcggcgtcggcggcgtggtgtCGGGCGACGGTAATCCCAACCACATGgcccaccaccaccaccaccaccacacCGGGGGCGCGTGCAGCCCCCCGGGGAGcaacgcgctcgcctccgtcggcgtcggcggcgtcggcggctacAGCCTCGCCAAGGATGCGCTGAGGCTCTTTGGCGGCCACGCGACtctggacgaggagggcgaggaggaggtcgagtccgcgccgcccccgcacCTCGTGCACCTTCAGCAGCAGTACCACCAGACGGCGTTCAGCATGGCCGTGTATCATCACCTTCAGCgagcgtccgccgcggcgttggcggcgtga